Proteins encoded in a region of the Synergistota bacterium genome:
- a CDS encoding S-layer homology domain-containing protein — protein MKNLFELRGLSWILLLFVSVFSMVLFGCVGGEEENVEGLITKAELIAKIADYFQWPHPNQYNDIWKYQVLPKKFKDVKTEDPYGMQIEAAYEEGIVEPDEGGNFNPGSYITREEAAVIFVRAFKIPESSKPTNYEDNSSISEKARGSVYALVELKCMKGRTDKLFMPKAFITREEVEEIFNAILGTITPPVYALPRQNYTAPRRYVKLYCPDPDATIVYTTDGTDPRTSRTAKVWNLAVNGHISLERLATGGVNCKVIFKAYSYKQGLIPSQVQTFVWYLYRPTPEESEFGHRKILSKTNTRPAVYSIWNDSDSVRPMMWYIEGQERGILFDAGQTGASIRSLKVYIDTNIATKPYDVVIGHSHTDHAAQIANFINFGHRIYCNMRDWSGLRTIVTNPSDQAKIINIDWGDKIDLGGCTLHVYALPGHSHGNVILQDKANGLIFSSDIYGCTRAGSADNVGVTGVKTDLLLSLVQQVYSAYLKENGKINLLFTGHDETPLEDINLKLFEMALQQVIDYGEAACRPTLRGGRDPVGARTTMIGDMWYDNTRWIALRIPGIMFDSTEYLTNITKDGVVYNYNGPNGFKKYSVLSNIEFEGATLVGTKLTWASPTIVDWAGEQRIIENSLANMFDPWTFNYKIKVASGIKEVTVIPTTMSTKVVSIKVNGQQVGYRERVKVPVSNGSVITVEIVAPDGKTSSTYRFTVEVE, from the coding sequence GTTTTTTCGATGGTTCTTTTTGGTTGTGTTGGGGGGGAGGAAGAGAATGTCGAGGGCTTAATAACGAAAGCAGAGCTAATTGCTAAAATTGCAGATTATTTTCAATGGCCACATCCAAATCAGTATAATGATATTTGGAAATATCAAGTGCTTCCTAAAAAATTTAAAGATGTAAAAACTGAGGATCCCTATGGAATGCAAATAGAGGCTGCTTATGAAGAAGGTATTGTAGAGCCTGATGAGGGAGGCAACTTTAATCCAGGTAGTTACATAACTAGGGAAGAAGCAGCTGTTATTTTTGTTAGAGCTTTTAAGATTCCTGAATCTAGTAAACCAACGAATTACGAAGATAATAGTTCAATAAGTGAAAAAGCAAGAGGAAGTGTATATGCCCTTGTGGAACTTAAGTGCATGAAAGGCAGAACAGATAAACTGTTTATGCCGAAAGCATTCATAACTAGGGAGGAAGTAGAGGAAATATTTAATGCTATATTGGGTACTATAACACCTCCAGTTTATGCTCTTCCAAGGCAAAACTATACTGCTCCTCGTCGTTATGTGAAGCTTTATTGTCCGGATCCAGATGCTACTATAGTTTATACAACAGATGGTACAGATCCGCGTACTTCACGAACAGCGAAGGTGTGGAATTTGGCAGTTAATGGTCATATTTCACTAGAACGATTAGCGACAGGAGGAGTTAATTGTAAGGTAATTTTTAAAGCATATTCTTACAAGCAGGGGTTGATCCCAAGTCAAGTCCAAACCTTTGTATGGTATCTATATAGACCTACACCTGAGGAGTCTGAATTTGGTCACAGAAAGATACTTAGCAAAACTAATACAAGACCAGCAGTTTATTCCATTTGGAATGATTCGGATAGTGTGCGTCCTATGATGTGGTACATAGAGGGACAAGAACGAGGGATATTGTTTGATGCTGGTCAAACAGGGGCTTCTATTAGGAGCTTAAAAGTTTATATTGATACTAATATAGCAACAAAACCATATGATGTTGTTATTGGACACTCTCATACAGATCATGCGGCTCAAATAGCCAATTTCATTAACTTTGGGCATAGGATTTACTGCAATATGCGTGATTGGTCTGGCTTGAGAACAATTGTTACGAATCCGAGCGATCAGGCAAAGATAATAAACATTGACTGGGGTGATAAGATAGACCTTGGAGGATGTACCCTTCATGTTTATGCATTACCTGGACATTCGCATGGTAATGTTATACTTCAGGATAAAGCTAATGGATTAATTTTCTCATCGGATATATATGGTTGTACTCGTGCTGGTTCTGCTGATAATGTTGGTGTAACAGGAGTTAAAACAGACTTATTGCTATCCTTAGTGCAGCAGGTTTACTCTGCTTACCTTAAAGAAAATGGTAAAATTAATCTTCTATTCACTGGGCATGATGAAACACCTCTAGAAGACATTAATCTTAAGTTGTTTGAGATGGCTTTACAGCAAGTTATAGATTATGGTGAAGCGGCTTGCAGACCAACCTTACGTGGTGGTAGGGATCCAGTAGGGGCCAGAACAACCATGATAGGAGATATGTGGTACGATAATACTCGCTGGATAGCTTTAAGGATTCCAGGTATAATGTTCGACTCCACAGAATATCTGACAAATATTACAAAGGATGGCGTTGTATATAACTATAATGGTCCTAATGGTTTTAAAAAGTATTCGGTGCTCTCTAACATAGAGTTTGAAGGAGCAACCTTAGTAGGAACGAAATTAACATGGGCTTCTCCAACTATAGTAGATTGGGCTGGGGAACAAAGGATAATAGAGAATTCGCTTGCTAATATGTTTGATCCATGGACTTTCAATTATAAGATAAAAGTCGCTTCTGGAATAAAAGAGGTAACTGTTATTCCGACAACCATGTCTACAAAAGTTGTTTCAATTAAGGTCAATGGTCAACAAGTAGGCTATCGTGAAAGGGTTAAGGTTCCTGTTTCTAATGGTTCAGTTATTACCGTAGAGATTGTGGCTCCAGATGGGAAGACGAGCAGTACTTATAGATTTACAGTAGAAGTAGAGTAG